The Plectropomus leopardus isolate mb chromosome 22, YSFRI_Pleo_2.0, whole genome shotgun sequence genome includes a window with the following:
- the si:ch73-352p4.8 gene encoding LOW QUALITY PROTEIN: cystine/glutamate transporter (The sequence of the model RefSeq protein was modified relative to this genomic sequence to represent the inferred CDS: deleted 2 bases in 1 codon) produces the protein MDVKKEKADKEEKTEEEVVRLKREIGLLPAVCFIIGTVVGSGIFIAPKGVLMNSGSVGLSLLVWALCGVLSLFGALCYAELGTSFTKSGGHYTYLLETLGPLPAFLRLWAEFLFIRPSVASYVSLAFGRYVVEPFFVPCAAPTGLIKLVSILGVTFVVAINCWSVTMASRTQITLTFIKTFALVLIIIPGVIALAKGKTENFQNGFEVDSLTLDRLPLAFYNGLYAYGGWFYLNFVTEEVINPNRNIPLAIICSMVTVTVFYVLVNVAYYTMMTPAELLLSEAVAVTFANRALQGLASVIPLLVALSCLGALNGGFFGSPRMLFVGAREGHWPVVFSMIHIRRHTPLPAVLLLYPLVVMMLIRGEIYQLINFASFARWFFIALATLGMLIHRYRFPNHPRPFKVPLVIAVTFTVVCFFIVGLSLYSDPWNTGQSFALTLTGVPVYYLIIHRYRLPSRWRRIFNYCSRQLQILLEVAQQEVQTY, from the exons ATGGATGTGAAGAAGGAGAAGGCTGACAAAGAGGAGAAGACAGAAGAGGAGGTGGTGCGCCTCAAGAGAGAGATCGGCCTGCTGCCTGCCGTGTGCTTCATCATCGGCACAGTGGTGGGCAGCGGGATCTTCATCGCACCAAAGGGAGTTCTGATGAACAGTGGCAGCGTGGGGCTCTCTCTGCTGGTGTGGGCGCTGTGTGGGGTCCTATCTTTGTTTG GGGCCCTGTGCTATGCTGAACTGGGCACCAGT TTTACAAAATCAGGGGGCCACTACACTTATCTGCTGGAGACACTGGGACCACTGCCTGCCTTTTTACGACTCTGGGCTGAGTTCTTATTTATCAG GCCGTCTGTGGCTTCCTATGTGTCCCTTGCTTTTGGCCGCTATGTGGTGGAGCCGTTCTTTGTGCCCTGCGCTGCTCCGACAGGGCTAATAAAACTTGTCAGCATCCTGGGAGTGA CGTTTGTCGTGGCGATCAACTGCTGGAGTGTGACCATGGCCTCTCGCACTCAGATCACCTTGACTTTCATTAAGACGTTTGCTCTGGTCCTCATCATTATCCCTGGAGTCATCGCACTGGCCAAAG GAAAAACGGAGAATTTCCAGAATGGTTTTGAGGTCGACTCATTAACACTGGATAGGTTGCCGCTAGCCTTCTACAATGGTTTATATGCTTATGGTGGCTG gttttacttGAACTTTGTCACAGAAGAAGTCATAAACCCAAACAG AAACATCCCGCTTGCAATAATCTGCTCCATGGTGACAGTGACGGTCTTTTATGTGCTTGTAAATGTGGCCTACTACACCATGATGACTCcggctgagctgctgctgtctgaagcTGTGGCTGTG acgTTTGCTAACCGTGCTCTGCAGGGATTGGCGTCTGTGATTCCTTTACTTGTGGCGCTTTCCTGCCTCGGAGCGCTTAACGGTGGCTTCTTTGGGTCACCCAG GATGCTGTTTGTGGGAGCCAGGGAGGGCCACTGGCCCGTGGTCTTTTCTATGATTCACATCCGCAGACACACACCTTTACCTGCTGTGCTGTTACTG TACCCACTGGTGGTTATGATGTTAATCAGGGGAGAGATCTACCAGCTAATCAACTTTGCCTCGTTTGCTCGCTGGTTTTTCATCGCCTTGGCAACCTTGGGGATGCTCATCCATCGATATCGCTTCCCAAACCACCCAAGACCTTTCAAG GTGCCCCTGGTCATCGCAGTCACCTTCACGGTGGTTTGCTTCTTCATCGTGGGTCTGTCTCTGTACTCGGACCCCTGGAACACAGGGCAAAGCTTTGCTCTCACACTCACCGGGGTCCCAGTTTACTATCTGATCATCCACCGCTATCGCTTACCCAGCAGATGGAGACGCATCTTTA ATTACTGCAGCAGGCAGCTACAGATCCTACTAGAAGTGGCTCAGCAAGAA